The following proteins come from a genomic window of Corallococcus sp. NCRR:
- a CDS encoding MFS transporter, producing MSPPTNDGSLSRSRIWKVSLLPTLLIVATLVVASIQASRLFEQSLRPDLRAKAETLAQTVALQFHRAADLGIPVNRLGAADAYLDDAALGHEEIRYIGFASPDGHLLYASRDLKAKPASFFDKVLKAHTLEESRGLARLDGDLDLVHPVESRGRVIGQLHLGIDTTYAEQRLQEIHTDILITLFVTALVTVEVLMALMGLLVIRPLRLLRRLLELGGEGDFTRQARVRLHDEATRALAAAGRLVRGLNRRHAALDEPAARTLGERFRFGDPKAPAALEEPGTSDLRLPLFVFLFGSELSRSFWPLFVKRLYQPGPYFSESFMVALPMSLWVTAMVVCTPLAGRLLNTRSSRVAMLVGMVPAGLGLFMTGLASSLTELFLWRVVTAGGYGIVTTTALLHVARTSKQSHGARSMGVFVGASTAASVCGTAIGGILADRIGYAATFGVAAGLVALAMALVLLLAPDLGPVRAREEGGVRPAAASAYLGILKRGRVLLFILLAAMPARLVLTGFLFYLTPLRLHEMGFTEAAIGRLMMGYFIVTVFATPVVSLLADRHGWHRGMMLVGGGLSGLGVLLFASASGSWPLLAAVLLVGLGQALAATPLLASIPPLFAEECAGFGLDSLLSVFRMIERVGSLVGPLLAAALLGASGFVRSTHVIGIGMLALTAGLAAYLFLRSLPPTTPTPKAP from the coding sequence ATGAGCCCCCCCACGAACGACGGAAGTCTGTCCCGGAGCCGCATCTGGAAGGTGAGCCTGCTGCCCACGCTGCTCATCGTGGCGACATTGGTGGTGGCGTCCATCCAGGCCTCGCGCCTGTTCGAGCAGTCCTTGCGCCCGGACCTGCGCGCCAAGGCGGAGACGCTGGCCCAGACCGTGGCGCTCCAGTTCCACCGCGCCGCGGACCTGGGCATCCCGGTGAACCGGCTGGGCGCGGCGGACGCCTACCTGGATGACGCGGCCCTGGGCCACGAGGAGATCCGCTACATCGGCTTCGCCTCGCCGGACGGCCACCTGCTGTACGCGTCCAGGGACTTGAAGGCGAAGCCCGCGTCCTTCTTCGACAAGGTGCTCAAGGCCCACACGCTGGAAGAGTCGCGTGGACTGGCGCGCCTGGACGGGGACCTGGACCTGGTCCACCCCGTGGAGTCGCGGGGACGCGTCATCGGCCAACTGCACCTGGGCATCGACACGACGTACGCCGAACAGCGGCTCCAGGAGATCCACACCGACATCCTCATCACCCTGTTCGTGACGGCGCTCGTCACGGTGGAGGTGCTCATGGCGCTGATGGGCCTGCTTGTCATCCGGCCGCTGCGGCTGTTGCGGCGCCTGCTGGAGCTGGGCGGGGAGGGGGACTTCACGCGTCAGGCCCGGGTGCGGCTGCACGACGAGGCCACCCGGGCGCTGGCCGCCGCGGGCCGGCTGGTGCGCGGCCTCAACCGCCGCCACGCGGCGCTGGACGAACCCGCGGCCCGGACGCTGGGCGAGCGCTTCCGCTTCGGAGACCCGAAGGCCCCCGCCGCGCTGGAGGAGCCCGGGACGAGCGACCTGCGGCTGCCGCTGTTCGTCTTCCTCTTCGGCTCGGAGCTGTCGCGCTCGTTCTGGCCGCTGTTCGTCAAGCGGCTGTACCAGCCCGGCCCGTACTTCTCCGAGAGCTTCATGGTCGCGCTGCCCATGTCGCTGTGGGTCACCGCGATGGTGGTGTGCACGCCGCTGGCGGGGCGCCTGCTCAACACCCGGAGCAGCCGCGTGGCGATGCTCGTGGGCATGGTGCCCGCCGGCCTGGGCCTGTTCATGACGGGCCTCGCGTCGAGCCTCACGGAGCTCTTCCTCTGGCGCGTCGTCACCGCGGGCGGCTACGGCATCGTGACGACGACGGCGCTGTTGCACGTGGCGCGCACGTCGAAGCAGAGCCACGGCGCGCGGAGCATGGGCGTGTTCGTGGGCGCGTCCACGGCGGCCAGCGTCTGCGGCACCGCCATTGGCGGCATCCTCGCGGACCGCATCGGCTACGCGGCGACGTTCGGGGTGGCCGCGGGGCTGGTGGCCCTGGCCATGGCGCTGGTGCTGCTGCTGGCGCCGGACCTGGGGCCCGTCCGTGCACGGGAGGAGGGTGGGGTCCGCCCAGCGGCGGCCTCGGCCTACCTGGGCATCCTCAAGCGCGGGCGCGTGCTGCTCTTCATCCTGCTGGCGGCCATGCCGGCGCGCCTGGTGCTGACGGGCTTCCTCTTCTACCTGACGCCCCTGCGCCTGCATGAGATGGGCTTCACCGAAGCCGCCATCGGCCGGTTGATGATGGGCTACTTCATCGTCACGGTGTTCGCCACGCCGGTGGTGTCGCTGCTGGCGGACCGCCATGGCTGGCACCGCGGGATGATGCTCGTGGGCGGCGGGCTGTCCGGGCTGGGCGTGCTGCTGTTCGCGTCCGCGAGCGGCTCGTGGCCGCTGTTGGCCGCGGTGCTGCTGGTGGGCCTGGGACAGGCCCTGGCGGCCACGCCGCTGCTCGCCAGCATTCCACCGCTCTTCGCCGAGGAGTGCGCCGGGTTCGGCCTGGACTCGCTCCTGTCCGTCTTCCGGATGATCGAGCGCGTGGGCAGCCTCGTCGGCCCGCTGCTCGCCGCCGCGCTGCTGGGCGCCAGCGGCTTCGTGCGCAGCACCCACGTCATCGGCATCGGGATGCTCGCGCTCACCGCGGGCCTCGCCGCCTACCTCTTCCTGAGATCCCTTCCACCCACCACTCCCACTCCGAAAGCCCCATGA
- a CDS encoding ABC transporter substrate-binding protein — translation MTARAFLATLVLLSAASASAKPYRVFMVIHRTGAEADQGFRDYLLSAGLEVEFTVRNIEGDANRLPAVIQEIRARRPDLIYAQSTLVTEGLVGRVGEVDPARHITDVPVVFAMVSDPIASGLVTRLEGSGRNLTGAIHVASLPVQLKAMQSFMPLKRLGVAYNPSEPSQRNMFDKLKQLTAQAGIELVPVHPLGKDGKPDAARLPAMMQALAARRPDLVYLPPVNFFAPHSQLLMDEAIRLGLPTFCAIEVQLEAGGMMGLVAPFYNVGGLAGFKATQILREHRSAAELPVETLSRFSFEVNMPAAHALGLYPPMHILRYARIRER, via the coding sequence ATGACGGCCCGCGCCTTCCTCGCCACGCTCGTCCTGCTGTCGGCGGCCTCCGCCTCCGCGAAGCCGTACCGCGTCTTCATGGTCATCCACCGCACCGGCGCGGAGGCGGACCAGGGCTTCCGGGACTACCTGCTCAGCGCGGGGCTGGAGGTGGAGTTCACCGTCCGCAACATCGAAGGCGACGCGAACCGGCTGCCCGCGGTCATCCAGGAGATCCGCGCGCGGCGTCCGGACCTCATTTACGCCCAGAGCACGCTGGTGACGGAGGGGCTCGTGGGCCGGGTGGGGGAGGTGGACCCCGCGCGGCACATCACCGACGTGCCGGTCGTCTTCGCCATGGTGTCGGACCCCATCGCCTCGGGGCTGGTGACGCGGCTGGAGGGCTCCGGGCGCAACCTCACCGGCGCCATCCACGTGGCCTCGCTGCCCGTGCAGCTCAAGGCCATGCAGTCCTTCATGCCGCTCAAGCGGCTGGGCGTCGCCTACAACCCGTCCGAGCCGTCCCAGCGCAACATGTTCGACAAGCTCAAGCAGCTCACCGCGCAGGCGGGCATCGAGCTGGTGCCGGTGCATCCGCTCGGCAAGGATGGGAAGCCGGACGCGGCGCGCCTGCCCGCGATGATGCAGGCGCTGGCGGCCCGGAGGCCGGACCTGGTGTACCTGCCTCCGGTGAACTTCTTCGCGCCGCACAGCCAGCTGCTGATGGACGAAGCGATCCGCCTGGGCCTGCCCACCTTCTGCGCCATCGAGGTGCAGCTGGAGGCAGGCGGCATGATGGGGCTGGTGGCGCCCTTCTACAACGTGGGGGGCCTGGCGGGCTTCAAGGCCACGCAGATACTGCGTGAGCACCGCTCAGCGGCGGAGCTGCCCGTGGAGACGCTGTCCCGCTTCTCCTTCGAGGTGAACATGCCGGCCGCGCACGCGCTGGGGCTGTACCCGCCCATGCACATCCTCAGGTACGCGCGGATTCGGGAGCGGTAG
- a CDS encoding diaminopimelate decarboxylase family protein, with the protein MPTSHTACSNNTPAPQPLPPGTWGLTRAEGGLCLEERSLASLTQRWGSPLFVVHGARLTENVRRFQQMPEGRMRGAEIFYSYKTNPIPAVLQRLSRLGVGAEVVSPYELWLAQRLGVASERIIYNGPGKTPDVARTVVQSELLITHLNHREEIALVAGAAAELGKRPRVGMRVATSDSWSGKFGIPIAGGQALAAYEEAMMHPSLRVVGLHAHRGVAIEDAETLERFVQEVLEFCDTLHGRLGLDVEMLDLGGSLAVPTVLPLDDSPVPLAERVQRRLSIERYLALLIGRVEAHFRRAGRPVPRIFLEPGRAMTGNTQLLLCQVSSLNAAGAGPARAILDAGENIAHILHREYHEIFHVERWGESPSQTYSLDGPTCSPMDRLRTEIELPRLQVGDTLAVMDAGAYLVSFSNSFCFPQPGIVILDEGRATLARRAETYEDMIARDLAANSATR; encoded by the coding sequence GTGCCCACGTCCCACACCGCTTGCTCGAACAACACCCCAGCTCCCCAGCCCCTTCCTCCAGGGACCTGGGGCCTGACGCGCGCCGAAGGCGGGCTGTGCCTGGAAGAAAGGTCGCTCGCGAGCCTGACGCAGCGCTGGGGGAGCCCGCTCTTCGTCGTCCATGGCGCCCGGCTCACCGAGAATGTCCGGCGCTTCCAGCAGATGCCCGAGGGGCGGATGCGGGGGGCCGAGATCTTCTATTCGTACAAGACCAATCCGATCCCCGCCGTGCTCCAGCGGCTGTCACGGCTCGGGGTGGGCGCCGAGGTCGTCTCTCCGTACGAGCTGTGGCTCGCCCAGCGGCTCGGGGTCGCGTCCGAGCGGATCATCTACAACGGCCCCGGCAAGACGCCGGACGTGGCCCGCACGGTGGTCCAGAGCGAGCTGCTCATCACCCACCTGAACCATCGCGAGGAGATCGCGCTCGTCGCGGGGGCCGCCGCGGAGCTCGGGAAGCGCCCCCGGGTGGGCATGCGCGTGGCCACCTCGGACAGCTGGTCCGGCAAGTTCGGCATCCCGATCGCCGGAGGCCAGGCGCTGGCGGCCTACGAGGAGGCGATGATGCACCCCTCGCTGCGGGTCGTCGGGCTGCACGCGCACCGGGGCGTGGCCATCGAGGATGCGGAGACGCTGGAGCGCTTCGTTCAAGAGGTGCTGGAGTTCTGCGACACGCTGCACGGCCGGCTCGGGCTCGACGTGGAGATGCTCGACCTGGGTGGGAGCCTCGCGGTCCCGACGGTGCTGCCTCTGGACGACTCTCCCGTACCGCTCGCGGAGCGGGTCCAGCGGAGGCTCTCGATTGAACGGTACCTGGCGCTGCTCATCGGCAGGGTCGAGGCCCACTTCCGTCGCGCCGGCCGTCCCGTGCCCCGCATCTTCCTGGAGCCCGGACGCGCGATGACCGGGAACACCCAGTTGCTGCTCTGCCAGGTCAGCAGTCTCAACGCGGCCGGAGCCGGGCCCGCGCGCGCCATCCTGGATGCCGGCGAAAACATCGCCCACATCCTGCACCGCGAGTATCACGAGATCTTCCACGTCGAGCGGTGGGGGGAGTCCCCCAGCCAGACGTACTCCCTCGATGGTCCCACCTGCAGCCCCATGGACCGCCTTCGGACGGAGATCGAGCTCCCGCGGCTCCAGGTGGGAGACACGCTCGCGGTCATGGACGCGGGGGCGTATCTGGTCTCCTTCTCGAACTCCTTCTGCTTCCCGCAGCCCGGCATCGTGATCCTGGACGAGGGCCGCGCGACGCTCGCCCGTCGCGCGGAGACCTACGAAGACATGATCGCCCGCGACCTCGCCGCGAACAGCGCCACCCGATGA
- a CDS encoding thioesterase domain-containing protein, producing MPAHPGLPRDFYELRLKQLWSDVLHRDDFGMKEDFFALGGDHARAEALVAEISARFDSPLSMAAFLDAPNIERTGCLLRARSRKLNTQPLIPLQPNGSKRPFFFLPGGEGAPLNAYALARWMGPDQPLYGLQTRGLHGERAPFERIEDMAADHIETLRTVQPRGPYLLGGHCSGGMVALEMALQLQRNGEQVAVLAVCDAWSPANLNLRMPNETFLTDLVEFYSIVAAGFRYWFDVDVGLKSEEMRTLDPRERVRHFMDLARRHGAYPPDEPDARIEHILALYRAASDSAYVPAERFRGPITFLRAIDSKFCETVTEGWEDLTTQPLRLRMVPGNHVSLLTEPHVQAVANELRAAIAEAHV from the coding sequence ATGCCCGCGCATCCTGGATTGCCCCGAGACTTCTACGAACTGCGGCTGAAGCAGCTCTGGTCCGACGTCCTGCACCGTGACGACTTCGGGATGAAGGAGGACTTCTTCGCCCTTGGCGGAGACCACGCCAGGGCGGAGGCCCTTGTCGCCGAAATCTCGGCGCGGTTCGACAGCCCACTCTCGATGGCGGCGTTCCTCGATGCGCCGAACATCGAGCGAACGGGCTGTCTGCTGCGCGCGCGCTCCCGGAAGCTCAACACGCAGCCACTCATCCCGCTCCAGCCGAACGGCTCGAAGCGCCCCTTCTTCTTCCTGCCAGGCGGGGAGGGGGCCCCGCTCAACGCCTATGCGCTGGCGCGCTGGATGGGGCCGGATCAGCCCCTGTACGGCCTTCAGACCCGAGGCCTCCATGGCGAGCGCGCGCCGTTCGAGCGAATCGAGGACATGGCGGCCGACCACATCGAGACCCTGCGCACCGTGCAGCCGCGCGGTCCCTACCTCCTGGGAGGCCATTGCTCCGGCGGCATGGTCGCGCTGGAGATGGCGCTGCAGCTTCAACGCAACGGGGAACAAGTGGCCGTGCTCGCGGTGTGCGACGCCTGGTCGCCCGCCAATCTCAACCTCCGCATGCCGAACGAGACCTTCCTGACCGACCTGGTCGAGTTCTACTCCATCGTCGCGGCGGGCTTCCGGTACTGGTTCGACGTGGACGTCGGGCTGAAGAGCGAAGAGATGCGGACCCTGGATCCGCGCGAGCGCGTCAGGCACTTCATGGACCTCGCCAGGAGGCACGGGGCCTATCCACCGGACGAGCCCGACGCGCGCATCGAGCACATCCTGGCGCTCTATCGCGCCGCCAGCGACTCCGCCTACGTGCCGGCCGAACGCTTCCGGGGGCCCATCACCTTCCTGCGCGCGATCGACAGCAAGTTCTGCGAAACGGTCACCGAGGGCTGGGAGGACCTCACGACCCAGCCGTTGCGCCTGCGCATGGTCCCGGGCAACCACGTCTCGCTGCTGACCGAGCCACACGTGCAGGCAGTGGCGAACGAGCTGCGCGCCGCCATCGCGGAGGCGCACGTGTAG